One segment of Yersinia kristensenii DNA contains the following:
- the upp gene encoding uracil phosphoribosyltransferase: protein MKIVEVKHPLVKHKLGLMRENDISTKRFRELASEVGSLLTYVATADLETEKVTIEGWNGPVEIEQIKGKKITVVPILRAGLGMMEGVLENVPSARISVVGVYRDEETLKPVPYFQKLVSNIDERMALVVDPMLATGGSMIATIDLLKNAGCKSIKVLVLVAAPEGIKALEAAHPDVELYTASIDQGLNEQGYIIPGLGDAGDKIFGTK, encoded by the coding sequence ATGAAGATCGTTGAGGTGAAACACCCGCTAGTAAAACATAAACTTGGTTTGATGCGTGAGAATGATATCAGTACAAAGCGTTTTCGCGAGTTAGCGTCTGAAGTGGGAAGTTTACTGACTTATGTAGCAACCGCCGATCTAGAAACTGAAAAAGTCACCATCGAAGGGTGGAATGGGCCGGTTGAGATTGAGCAGATTAAAGGGAAAAAAATTACTGTAGTCCCTATTCTGCGTGCTGGTTTGGGCATGATGGAAGGGGTATTGGAAAATGTCCCTAGCGCGCGAATCAGTGTTGTGGGCGTCTATCGTGATGAAGAAACTCTGAAGCCAGTACCTTACTTCCAGAAGCTGGTGTCAAATATCGATGAGCGCATGGCGCTGGTGGTTGACCCGATGCTGGCAACCGGTGGTTCAATGATTGCGACCATTGATTTACTTAAGAATGCTGGCTGTAAGAGCATCAAAGTGTTGGTGTTGGTTGCCGCACCTGAAGGTATTAAAGCACTGGAAGCTGCTCATCCAGATGTCGAGCTGTACACTGCTTCCATCGACCAAGGTCTGAACGAACAGGGTTACATTATCCCAGGATTGGGTGATGCCGGTGATAAGATTTTCGGAACCAAATAA